The Candidatus Hydrogenedentota bacterium genome contains the following window.
ACTCCAAAAGGAGACGCCGCGCGCCCCTCCCGTCTCGCCACGGCTTCGGCTCCCTCCATCGCCCAAACCGCGCGCCCCCTGGGCTCGCCAAGCTCCAGCTTGGCCTCTTGGGTTCTTCCGCGCGGGCCTAGTCGCTCCGTGTTTCCCCGAATGCCAAGGGGAAGCTTGGCGATCCCAGGGGCACGGCCTCTCCAGCGAACCCGATACTTTCTTAGCAGCGAAGCGCGGCAATCTCGTTCCCGCCACGGCTTCGGTTCTCGCGATGTCTTATCCGGCGATTAGGAAGGCGGCAGGCGGCCGCACACCGGCGCAAATCCCTATGCTACGATGGTGCGGGCCGGAGCGCCGGCCGAAAGGAGCTTTCATGGACAGCCATTCCACCCGGGGTTTGTTTGGCCGCCTTGCCGCGGCCGCGGCCGTCGCACTGCTGCTGTCGGGAATGTGCCCCGGCTGCGCGGGAACGGCGCGCGGCGCGCACGGGGCGGACGCGGCCCCCCCGTCTCCCCGGTTTGAGCAGGACCGGTTTGCCGTCGGGTTCTGGGTGGACCCGCCGCTGGACGACCGCGCGGAGGAGCGCTACCAGGAAATCGCCGACGCCCACTTCACGATGATCATCGGGTCCGCCGCCGGGGCCGACCGGAAGGCCCTGGAGCGGCAGCTTGCCCTCTGCCGGAAACACGACCTGAAGGCGGTGGTGTTCGCGTCCGGCATCGCCCCCGGGGAACTCCCGGAGGACCCGGCCTGCTGGGGCTACGCGCTGCGCGACGAGCCGGGGGCCGCGGACTTTCCTGGCCTGCGTGAACAGGTGGACGCCGTGCGCCGGGCGCGGCCGGGCCGGCTGGCGTACATCAACCTGTTCCCCAACTACGCGACGCCGAAGCAGCTGGGCACGCCGACCTATGACGAGCACGTGGCGCGGTTTGTGGCGGAGGTGGGGGTGGACGTGCTCAGCATGGACCACTACCCGGTGTTCAAGCCGGACGGGGACGGCCGCGACGGCTACTGCGAGAACCTGGCCGTGATGCGCAAATACGCGCTTCAGGCGGGCATCCCCTTCTGGAACTTCTTCAACACCATGCCCTACGGCCCGCAGACCGACCCGACGGAGGACCAGCTGCGCTGGCAGATTTACGCCTCCCTTACCTACGGCGCGCGTGGGGTCCTGTACTTCTGCTACTACACCCCCGTCAGCCCCGAGTTTCCCAAGGGCGGCGCCATCATCGCCCGGGACGGGCAGCGGACGCGCCATTACGGGCAGGCCCAGCGGATCAACGCGCAGCTGAAACACCTCGGCCCCGTGCTGATGCGGCTCACGAGCACCGAGGTGCGGCGTGTCACGCCCGGGGACGACCCCGCCGAAGCGCTTAAGGGAACACCCCTCCGCACCATCACCCGCGACGCCGTGGACCCGCCGAACGACTATCTGGTGGGCGCGTTCACGCATGAGGACGGCCGCCGCGCCGTGATGCTGATGAACTACCGGCACGCCCTCACGGCGTGGCCCACCGTGGAGTTCGACGCGCCCGCGGAGCAGGTGACGGAGGTGGACAAGAACGCCGGCGGGGAAATCCCCGTGCGCGACGAAAGCCCGGAAATGCCCGGCATCCAGGTTTCCCTGGACGCGGGCGAGGGCCGCCTTTTCCTGATGCCGCCGCGCTAACCGCGTCCCGGCGGCCGGAATTCCGTTGACAGGACCCCTTCGCGGGTGTAGGATTACGCCGCCGCCTTTGGTGCCGGGGAGTCTCCGGCGGCCGGGGCGGCGGCGACGCCACCCCTGGGAGGATCCCTCCGTGAAGTTCCGCACCCTCACCCTGCTGGTTTGCGCGGCCCTCTGCCTGTCCCTTGCCGGATGCAAGGCCCCCGTTCTCGCGTGGTTCTTCGTGCCGACGCCGGACAGCGTGTTTGGAACCACGATTGAGGCGACCGCCGACGGCGGCTTCCTCATGGGGGGCGGCCATGACTCGTCCTACAACATGTATGCGCTGAAACTCACCGCCGCAGGTGCCAAGGAATGGGACCAGACCTATTCCAACCGCACGCCGGACAGCAACAACGGCGAGCTGTGGAGGCAGGAGGCGCGCGGGGCGCGCCAGACGGCGGACGGCGGGTACATCCTCCTCGGCGCGGGGCATTTCTACCAGGACCAGCTTCCGGATAAGTCCTACCTGCTGGTGAAGACCGACGCAGCGGGCGGCATCGTGTGGTCCAAGGCCTACGCGCCTGTGAACCCCTACGACGCGGGCGGCGACCTGTGCGTGGGCAACAAGCCGGCTGCGCTCCAGGTGACCGCCGACGGCGGCTACGCCGCCTTCGGGGCGTCCTATGTTGGCGGGGTCAGCCTGGCCAGCATCCTCAAGACGGATGCGGCGGGCAATGTGCAGTTCCACAAGGTTATCAACGACCAGTCCCGCGAGGTGGAGGAGCTCATCGAGGCCGGGCAGCAGACGGCGGACGGCGGCTACATCCTCGCGGGCCACGGGTCCGGCGACCACGGCTACGCGGCCGTTCTGATCAAGCTGGACGCCGCGGGGAACCTGGAATGGTCCAAGACCTACCAGGACACCGCGGACGGCTACGGGGCCGAGGCCCACGCCGTCGTGCAAACGGCGGACGGCGGCTATGTCATGGGCGGCGAGCTGATCAACAACATCACCAAGGCGCTCATCCACGGCTGCTGGATGGCCAAGGTTGACGCCAACGGCGACGCCGTGTGGTTCCACCATTATGAAAACGGCGAGACGGTGCAGCTCCCCCACGCCCTCGCGGAGACTCCGCAGGGCGACCTGGTCGCCGCCGGGGCCGACACCCTGGGCAAGCCCCTGCTGTCCAAGCTCACCGCCGGCGGCGCGGTGCTCTGGAACTTCACCGACGAGCGCCTGCCCGGTGCCACCGGCAAGGCCGTCGCCCTCACCGCCGACGGCGGCTGCGCCGTCACGGCCTCCGGCATCTCCGGCGGCACCGTCGTCTTCAAGGTGGCCAACGTCTTCAACGTCGAGTAAGCCCCCATGCGCGCTTTCGGACAGGTTGCCTGGCTGCTGCCTGTGCTGGCGGCGTCCGCCCCCTGCATGGCGGCCCCCGACCGGGCACCCCGCCCGCATCCCGGGATGCGCGTCGCGCTGGTCCAGATGGACGTGGCCGACGGCGACCTGGAGGAGAACATGCGCCGCGCGGAGCAGGGAATCCGTGACGCCGCCGGGAAGGGCGCGGACCTCGTCTGTCTGCCCGAGGCCGTGGATTTCGGCTGGCTCCACCAGCGGGCGCGCGAGGTGGCGCTGCCCGTCCCCGGCCGCTACACCGACTTCCTCGGCGCGCTGGCCCGGGAGCTCCGCGTGTGGGTCTGCGCCGGATGCCTGGAAAAGGACGGCGACAAGACCTACAACGCCGCGGTGCTCATTGACCGCGCCGGGGCCGTTGTCCTCAAGCACCGGAAGATCAGCACCCTGCCCGAGCTCACCGCACACCTCTATGACGCGGGCAGCGCGCGGGACATTAAGACCGCCGACACCGAGTTTGGCCGCGTCGGCCTCACCATCTGCGCCGACAATTTTAACATCGCGCATCCCCTGAAGGCGGCCAAACTCGGGGCCTGGCTGTTGATTGCCCCCCACGGCTTCGCCGAGAAGGAGGAAGACCTCCTCGACAACGGCGTCAGCTTCATCAACCACATCAAGAACGTCGCCGGAAAAACGGGCCTCTGGGTCGTCGCCGCCGACACCGGTCTCTCCCGCGTCGCCGGCGGCGACTGGGCCGGCCACCTCCACAGCGGCTGCTCCACCGTTGCCCGGCCCGACGGAAAAGTCCACGCCGTCGGGCGGTTCATCCAACCGGACCTCGTCCTCTGCGACATCCCCGCCGAGTCCGCCCCGGAGAAGGGGGAATAGCGCCGTCACGGAGCGGGAGGCCGCCGCGGCGGGCCGGTGTGAACCGTGGTATCATTGGCGGAGTCGGGCCGGGAGGAGCCGCCCGGAAGGGGCAAATGGAGAGAGGGTGACACCGTGTTTTTGAGGGTCTTGTCCGCCGTTGCCGGTCCGTGGCGGGCCGGCGCGTTTCTGTCCGTGGCCGCGCTTGCGGCGCTGTTTCAGGCCGCCCCGGCGGCGGACGACGCGCCGCTGGACGTGGGCGACCGTCGGCAGCTTTTCCTCGACGACCGCTTTATCGCCGAAAGCGCGAACATCGTCCTCCGAATGAACCCGGCGCAGAAACTGGGGTTGGTGCTGGACGCGCAGGGGAACCGCCTCCAGGGGCATGTCAGCCGGGTGGTGGAGGACGGGGGGAAAATCCGGCTCTACATCGGCGCGGACGGCCTTGCAGTGTACGAGAGCGACGACGGGGTGCGCTTCGCCAACACGGGGCACACCATCCCGGGCGGCCGTTTTCCCACCCTCTTTCTGGACCCGCACGACGCCGATCCGGCGCGGCGCTACAAGCTCTTCTGGATCGAGTTTGACATGCCCTTCGACCCGGAAAAACACGGCGTCTACGCCGCCCACTCGGCGGACGGGCTGGCCTTCACGCCCGACGGCCGGGTGCTGCCCTATTTCACGGACAACCCGTGCATCGTCTGGTGGGACCCGCGCATCGGGAAGTACGTGGTCTACACGCGCGCGCTGGAGGCGTCCTCCGAGAACCAGCGGCGCGTGGCGCGCATCGAGACGGACGACCCGCTCAAACCCTGGCCGCACACGCGCGCCGCGGAGGACGGCATGTGGCTCACGCCGCGCAACGCGCAGGTGGTGCTGGCGGCGGACGGGGAGGACGACCCGCATTCTGACATCTACTACAACGCCGCCACGCTCTATCCCTGGGCGCAGGACGCGTACCTGATGTTCACGGCGCAGTTCCGGCATTTCCACCCCGACCGCCAGCCCTTCATCCGCCCGCGCACGCCGGGGCAGTGGGAGGACTACGGCCTCCTCGAAATCCAGCTCGCCGTCAGCCGCGACGGCATCGCATGGCGGCGCCCCGACCGCAGCCCCTACTTTCCCATGGGCCAGGCCGACGAGTGGGACCGCTGGTACGCCACCATGGGGCCCGGCATCGCCCGCCGCGGCGGCTGGCTCTACCAGTACTACACCTCCAGTGGGCGCACGCATGACTCCGTGGTCCTCCGGCCCGAGTATGACGGTGTACCGGAGGAGCTGGGCGGGGTGGGCGTTGTCCGGCAGCGGCTTGACGGTTTTTTCTCCGCCGACGCGGACCACACGGGGGGCTGGCTCACCACGCCCGTCCTTCGGTTCACCGGCAACCGTCTCCTGCTGAACGCGGATTCCGGCGGCATGGGGACGGTTTTCGTGGAACTCCGCGGTGCGGACAACGCGCCGCTCCCCGGGTTCACCCTCGCCGACTGCGAGGAGATCGGCGGCAACTTCACCGCGCAGACCGTGTACTGGCGGGGCAGCCCGGACGTGTCCGCCCTGGCGGGCCGGCCCGTCCGGATCCACTTCAAGATGACCCGCGCCAAGCTCTACGCCTTCCAGTTCACCGGGGAGCCCGCCCCGCAGCCGTAATCCCGCCGCCGCGCTCCGGTTGACGCTGACAGCCGCCGGTGATACAGTGCCCCCGGGGGGCGCGCGCCCCCGCAACGCGGCGCAACGGCGGCTGGAGGATCTTCCCATGAGCGTGCGGGCAAACTGGCAGGTCACGTGCGCGGGCGTCGCGCTGCTTTTCGCGGCGGGGCTGGCGGCGGCGGCGCCGCCGGGCGGGGTGTACGACGTGACCGCGCACGGCGCGCTGGGTGACGGCGCGGCGCTGGACACGGCAGCGATCCAGGGGGCCATTGACGCCTGCGCGGCGGCGGGGGGCGGCGTGGTGTCGTTTCCTCCGGGGGCCTATCTGACGGGGACGGTGTACCTGAAGAGCGGGGTCCACCTGCGGGTGGAGCAGGGGGCGACAGTCCTCGGCAGCACGAACCTCGCGGACTACCCCGTGAACACCTGCGCCCACGCCTCGCGGAGCGACGAGTACACCGTGCGCGCCCTAGTCTGGGGCGAGGGGCTGGAGGACGTGGGCATCACGGGGGCGGGCGTCCTCGACGGGCAGGGCGCGGCCTTCCGGGGAAAGACGGCCACGGACGCCGAGGGGAAGGAAGCGTCCCGCGCGCTCACGGCGGCGGGGCGCTACCCGGTCCATCCGCGCTATGCCGTGCGGCCCTACCTCATCCGCCTCATCAGCTGCCGCAACGTGCTGGTGGAGGGGGTGACGATGCGCAACTCGGCCATGTGGATGCAGCACTACCTAGACTGCGACTTCCTCACAGTGCGCGGGATCACGGTGTGGAACCACGTCAGCGGCAACAACGACATGATTGACCTGGACGGCTGCCGGAACGTGGTGGTGTCGGACTGCGTGGGCGACTCGGACGACGACGCCCTCACGCTGAAGAGCACGGGCCCGCGCGCGACGGAGCATGTCGTGGTCACCAACTGCATCCTGCGCTCCCACTGCAACGCCGTCAAGATGGGCACCGAGTCCGCGGGCGGCTTCCGCGACATCGCCATCAGCAACTGCGTCATCCAGCGGTCGCAGTCCAGGCCGTCGGAGGGGGAACAGCTTTCGGGCCGGGTGGACGGCATCTCCGGCATCTCGCTGGAGCTGGTGGACGGCGGCGTCCTGGAGCGCGTGTCCATCTCCAACATCGTCATCGAGGGGACCGCCGCGCCGCTGTTCATGCGCCTGGGCAACCGCGGCAAGACGCCGAAGCCCGGCGACCCGAAGCCCGCCCCGGGCGTGATGCGCGACATCGCCGTCAGCAACATCGTGGCCACCGGCGCGGGCGTGGTCGGCTGCGCCGTCTCGGGCATTCCGGGGCACTGCATCGAGAACGTGAGCCTGTCCAACATCAGCATCCGGTTCCAGGGCGGCGGGAAGACCCGCCCTCTGGCCGACGTGCCCGAGCTGGAGGAGAAATACCCCGAGGCCTTCATGTTCGGCGACCTGCCCGCCTACGGGTTGTTCTTTCGCCATGTGCGCGGCCTCACCGTGCGCGATGTCCGGCTCGGCTTCGACGCCGCCGACCCGCGCCCCGCCATCGTCTGCGACGATGTGGAGGGAATGCGGCTCGACGGGCTCCAGGCCCGGGCGGTGCCCGGCGCGGCGACGCAGGTGCTCCTCCGCGACACGCGGGACCTGCTGGTCACGGGCTGCGTGGCGGACGCCGCGGAGGCCTTCCTCGCCGAAACCGGCGGCTGCGCGGACATCCGCCTCATGAACAACGACACGGGCCGCGCGGGGAAAGAGCGGGTGAAGGCGCGCTGACGGGGGACAGCCCCCCCGCCCGTCCTATTTCAGCGCGGCGATGGCCGCGCGCATGTGGTTCGTGTTGCGCTCGAGCTGGGCCGCGCGCTCCCCGCGGGTTTTGCAGTTACCCACCGACTCGTCCTCCATGCAGAGGGTGCCGGTGTACCCGGCGTCGCGGAGGATCTGCAGCACCTTTACCGTGTCAATGTCCCCCTGCTCCAGCGGGCACGCGTATTCGGCGTACTTCCACCCCGCCTCGCGGATCTGCTCGCGCTGGTCCTCGGGGTAGTTGATGTTCTTGAAGTGCGTGTGTTTGGCGTGGGGCGCGAGCAGCCGCAGGATGCCGTACACCTCGCCGAGGGGGTAGCCCCGCCAGTAGAAGTTGCCCGTGTCCAGCGTCGAGCCCAGGCGCGGCGAGTTCACCTTCGTGTAGATGTTCAGCAGGAAGGCCAGGTTGTTCCCCTGGAACCCGTGGTTCTCGATGCCCAGCGCGACGTTCTTCCCCTCCGTGCGCTTGAGGATCTCCGACAGGTTGTCGGCGAAGAGGTTAACCCGCGTGTCGAAGTCCAGCTCGCGCTCCTGCTTCATGGCCGAGTCAATCCGCACCGCCTGCGCGCCCAGAATGTCCGCGATTTCCACGGCCCGCACGATCCACTGGATGTTGGACTCATGGTCCCCCGCGCTGAAGTCCACCGCCGTGAGCAGGGCGCAGCAGCGGACGCCCAGCGCGTCCAGCTTCGCCCGGTAGGCCTTCGCCTCGTCGTCGCTTTTCACCGACACCCTCTCTGCCGTCTCCAGATCCATCATCGTGTAGTCGCGGTCGAGGTTGCTCTCCACCGTGTCCAGCCCGAGCTGCTTCAGCCCCGCCGCGGGAGAGTCAAAGGTGTTCTTCCCCAGGAACACGTCCCGGATGGACACCTTCCACGCGGGAGCGTCCTGCGCGGCGCAGGGGACGGACAGCAGCGCGGCGGCGCAGAAAACGGCCGCAGCGGACAAAAGCGTCAGGGACTTCATGTGAAACCTCCTTGTTGGATGCGTGGAAAACCCGGAAAACCATGCCACAACCGCGGGGCGGCATACAAGCGCGGCGTTCCGAACCGCCGCCGTCTCGGCGGCCTTGTCTTCGGGCGCACGTCAGACCGTTGCACTTACTGTATGAACTCAGGCTCCGCCGCTTCCGGTCGCCCGCCATTGCGCGGGTGGGGCGGTTGCGCTACAATAGGCGTGCGCGGACGGTGTGCCGCGCGGTGGTGAACCGGGTCCGGCCTGGGGGCGGGCCCTGACAGAAGGACGCGAAGACAACCCTGACGCACGAGATGGAACTGCACAATCAGGAGGAGGCCGTGAGCCTTCTCGGCCAGAACGGCGAGTTGCGCAAGCGGCTGCAGGAGCGCGCGGGGGTGCGCATTGTGGACCGGGGGGCGAAGGTGGTCGTGATCGGGGGGGAGGAGGAGGCCGTGCTGGCGAGCCGGGTGCTGTCCGGGCTGCTGGACGCGGTGCGGTCGGGGCGGGCGCCCACGCTGGCCGATGTGGACTCGGCGGTGGTGGAGGCGCGGGAGGTGGAGGCCCGCCAGCTCGGCGACATGCTCTCCCAGCGGCCGGCGGCGATCCGCGAGGATGTGCACATCCGCCCGCGCACGCGGGGCCAGCGCCGGTATCTGGACGCGATAGACTCCCACGAGGTCACGATGGTCATCGGCCCCGCCGGGACGGGAAAGACCTATCTGGCGATGGCGGCGGCGGTGTCCGCGCTCCTGAGCAAGCAGGTGAAGCGGCTGGTGCTGACGCGCCCGGCGGTGGAGGCGGGGGAGCGGCTGGGTTTCCTGCCCGGCGACCTGGAGCAGAAGGTGAACCCCTACCTGCGCCCGCTGTACGACGCGCTGTACGCCATGGTGGACGTGGACCGGGTCCGGCGGCTCATTGACCAGCAGTGCATCGAGGTGGCGCCCCTGGCGTTCATGCGGGGCCGCACGCTGGACCAGGCCTTTGTCATTCTGGACGAGGCGCAGAACACGACGGCGGACCAGATGCTGATGTTTTTAACGCGGCTGGGGCAGGGTTCCCGCGCGGTGGTCACGGGCGACGTGACGCAGGTGGACCTGCCGCCGGGGATGACCTCCGGGCTGGAGGACGCCTGCCGGGTGCTCACGGGGCTTCCGGGGATCGGCCTCGTCCAGCTCACGAGCCGGGACGTGGTGCGCAACCCGCTGGTCCAGCAGATCATCAAGGCCTATGAGGCCGACGGGGAGCGGACGCTGCACCGCGGCGGACGGACGCGGCGCGAGGGATGAGCGTTTCCACCGGCGAGAACCCCCTTGGAGGGAGGCTGCTGCGGCCCGTTCTGGCACGGATCGCCGGGCGGTTCCGCGCGCGCGGCGTGCGGGCCAACCGGATGCTGCTTGCGGGGGCCTTCCTGGTCTGCGTGGCGTCGCTCACGCGCGAGCCCTCGCCCGACCTGCTGGTCGGCATGGACCTGGAGTCGCCCATCGCCACCCGCGAGGTCCGCGCGGCCTTCTATTATGAGGCGCCGGACATCCAGCTCACGCAGGAGGCGCGGGAGCTGGAGATGGCGAAGGTGCCCGACTATTACCGCGTGGACCCGGAGAAGGTGAACGCGCAGCTGCTGGCCCTGCGCGAGAAGATCGCCCGCCTGCGCGAGGCCCGGGGGGCGGTGCTGGAGGCGCTGCCCCCGGCGGCCGCGCCCCCCGTGTCCGACCAGTCCCCGGCGGCGGCGGAGCGCGCCGCGCGCGCGGTGGCCGTGCGCCTGCGGGAGTCCGGAGACTGGGCCGACATGCCCGACGCGGACCTGCTGGCGCCCTGGCTTTTGCCGGACAAGAACAGCCTCTCGGGCCGCCCCGCCGGCGCGCCGGAAGCCGGCCCGGAGGGGCTTGCCGCGCTGCCGGAGCCCGCCCCGCCCACGTTTTTCGACGCGGACCGCCTGGGCTCCATGGCGCTGGCCGCGCTGGAGGAGGTGCTGAACGCGGGGGTGCGCGGCGCGCAGCTCGCCGAGGCCCAGCGGCAGCGGCGGGTGGTGGTGTGGCGGCAGGAGCGGTCCGGCCCCGACACGCAGGAGGGGGCGGAGGTGGAGTACGGCAACGTGCCCACGGTGGCGGACGCGGTGGAGGCGCTGGGGGCGCGCCTGGTGACGATGGCGAAGCGGGCCACGCAGGAGCAGTCGAACCTCACAGAGGCGGATTACGCCCGGATCCAGGAGGCCGTGATGGCCGTGTGCGGGCCCCTGGTCGCCCCGACGCTGTCGGAGGACATGGTGGCGGCGACGGCGGCGCGCGCCCGGGCGGCGGAGTCGGTGCCGCCGGTGATGAAGGGCGTGGAGGCGGGCGAGATCATCCAGGACCGGGGCAAGCGCTGGACGAAGCAGTCGCGCTCGGATGCGCAGACCTATCTCGGCATCATCCAGCGCGAGGAGCGCCCCCTGCTGCGCGTGGTGAACACGCTTTTCTCCAACATCATCCTCACGCTGATCTCCTTCGCCGCCCTCTACAAGCTGTGCGCCCCCCCCGGCGCCCCGGTTTCCGGGCGCGCGCGGCCGGGCGACGGCCCCCCGCAGTTTGCCGTGGCCCTCACCATGCTGTGCATGGTGCTCGTGATGGGCCGCGTCACCTCCTACTTCGAGCCCTCGGGCTTCGTGCTGCCCGTGGCGGCGGGCGCGATCCTCTGCGCCATTCTCGTCGGCGCGCAGACGGCGGCCTTCTTCAGCGCCGTGGCCGCGGTGCTGGTCTCCGCCCAGTACCAGTACAACTGGCGGCTCATGCTGGTGGCCTGGGCGATGGCCCTGGCCGGCGCGCTCACGGTCCGCCGCGTCCGCAGGCGCGGCGACATGACCGCCGCGTCCCTCGCGGCGATGGCGGCGGGCTTCACCGCCGCCGTGGCCGTCACCCTCTCCACCGAGTCGCTGCTCGCCGAGAGCTTCCTGCGCCGCCTGATGCTCATCCTGCTGAACGGCGGTTTCTGCATGATGGCCGTGCCCGGGCTGCTGTCCCCGCTGGAGCGTTTCTTCGGGCTCACGACGGACATCACGCTGCTGGAGTACTCCGACCTGAACAGTCCGATCCTGGCCGACCTGGCCATGAAGGCCCCGGCCACCTACGCCCACAGCCTGTTTCTCGGCCAGATCGCGGAGCGCGCGGCCGACGCCATCGGGGCCAACGGGCTGCTGGCCCGCGTGTGCGCCTATTACCACGACATCGGCAAGTCGCTCAACGCGGAGAGTTTCACGGAAAACCAGTCGGGGCGCAACGTGCACGACACCCTTTCCCCCGCGGAAAGCGCCGTCGTCATCCGCGACCATGTGGCGCGGGGGGTGGAGATCGCCCGCCGCGCCGGGCTGCCCAGGGTGATCGTGGACGGCATCATCGAGCACCACGGCACCAACCGGATCAGCTTCTTCTATGAGAAGGCGGTGGAGCGGACGGGGGGGGAGAACGTGGACGAGGCGGCGTTCCGGTATCCCGGGCCGCGCCCGCAGCGCCCGGAGACGGCCATCCTCATGATCGGCGACGCGGCCGAGTCCGGGGTGCGCTCGCTCGACGCCCCGACGGAGGCGCAGGTGCTGGCGTTTGTCCGCGGCATCCTCGACTCGCGCAGCCGCGACGGCCAGTTTGACGAGTGCGACCTGACCCTCAAACAGCTCAACACCATCGCGGAGATCACGGCGCGCACGATCATGAGCGCCCTGCACACGCGGATCAAATACCCCACATCGCCGATGATTCCGGCCGCGGGGGCGGCGCGCGCCGCCGCAAAGGAGAAGACCGCATGACACGG
Protein-coding sequences here:
- a CDS encoding sugar phosphate isomerase/epimerase: MKSLTLLSAAAVFCAAALLSVPCAAQDAPAWKVSIRDVFLGKNTFDSPAAGLKQLGLDTVESNLDRDYTMMDLETAERVSVKSDDEAKAYRAKLDALGVRCCALLTAVDFSAGDHESNIQWIVRAVEIADILGAQAVRIDSAMKQERELDFDTRVNLFADNLSEILKRTEGKNVALGIENHGFQGNNLAFLLNIYTKVNSPRLGSTLDTGNFYWRGYPLGEVYGILRLLAPHAKHTHFKNINYPEDQREQIREAGWKYAEYACPLEQGDIDTVKVLQILRDAGYTGTLCMEDESVGNCKTRGERAAQLERNTNHMRAAIAALK
- a CDS encoding HDIG domain-containing protein, whose product is MSVSTGENPLGGRLLRPVLARIAGRFRARGVRANRMLLAGAFLVCVASLTREPSPDLLVGMDLESPIATREVRAAFYYEAPDIQLTQEARELEMAKVPDYYRVDPEKVNAQLLALREKIARLREARGAVLEALPPAAAPPVSDQSPAAAERAARAVAVRLRESGDWADMPDADLLAPWLLPDKNSLSGRPAGAPEAGPEGLAALPEPAPPTFFDADRLGSMALAALEEVLNAGVRGAQLAEAQRQRRVVVWRQERSGPDTQEGAEVEYGNVPTVADAVEALGARLVTMAKRATQEQSNLTEADYARIQEAVMAVCGPLVAPTLSEDMVAATAARARAAESVPPVMKGVEAGEIIQDRGKRWTKQSRSDAQTYLGIIQREERPLLRVVNTLFSNIILTLISFAALYKLCAPPGAPVSGRARPGDGPPQFAVALTMLCMVLVMGRVTSYFEPSGFVLPVAAGAILCAILVGAQTAAFFSAVAAVLVSAQYQYNWRLMLVAWAMALAGALTVRRVRRRGDMTAASLAAMAAGFTAAVAVTLSTESLLAESFLRRLMLILLNGGFCMMAVPGLLSPLERFFGLTTDITLLEYSDLNSPILADLAMKAPATYAHSLFLGQIAERAADAIGANGLLARVCAYYHDIGKSLNAESFTENQSGRNVHDTLSPAESAVVIRDHVARGVEIARRAGLPRVIVDGIIEHHGTNRISFFYEKAVERTGGENVDEAAFRYPGPRPQRPETAILMIGDAAESGVRSLDAPTEAQVLAFVRGILDSRSRDGQFDECDLTLKQLNTIAEITARTIMSALHTRIKYPTSPMIPAAGAARAAAKEKTA
- a CDS encoding PhoH family protein translates to MELHNQEEAVSLLGQNGELRKRLQERAGVRIVDRGAKVVVIGGEEEAVLASRVLSGLLDAVRSGRAPTLADVDSAVVEAREVEARQLGDMLSQRPAAIREDVHIRPRTRGQRRYLDAIDSHEVTMVIGPAGTGKTYLAMAAAVSALLSKQVKRLVLTRPAVEAGERLGFLPGDLEQKVNPYLRPLYDALYAMVDVDRVRRLIDQQCIEVAPLAFMRGRTLDQAFVILDEAQNTTADQMLMFLTRLGQGSRAVVTGDVTQVDLPPGMTSGLEDACRVLTGLPGIGLVQLTSRDVVRNPLVQQIIKAYEADGERTLHRGGRTRREG
- a CDS encoding carbon-nitrogen hydrolase family protein, with protein sequence MRAFGQVAWLLPVLAASAPCMAAPDRAPRPHPGMRVALVQMDVADGDLEENMRRAEQGIRDAAGKGADLVCLPEAVDFGWLHQRAREVALPVPGRYTDFLGALARELRVWVCAGCLEKDGDKTYNAAVLIDRAGAVVLKHRKISTLPELTAHLYDAGSARDIKTADTEFGRVGLTICADNFNIAHPLKAAKLGAWLLIAPHGFAEKEEDLLDNGVSFINHIKNVAGKTGLWVVAADTGLSRVAGGDWAGHLHSGCSTVARPDGKVHAVGRFIQPDLVLCDIPAESAPEKGE
- a CDS encoding glycoside hydrolase family 28 protein; translated protein: MSVRANWQVTCAGVALLFAAGLAAAAPPGGVYDVTAHGALGDGAALDTAAIQGAIDACAAAGGGVVSFPPGAYLTGTVYLKSGVHLRVEQGATVLGSTNLADYPVNTCAHASRSDEYTVRALVWGEGLEDVGITGAGVLDGQGAAFRGKTATDAEGKEASRALTAAGRYPVHPRYAVRPYLIRLISCRNVLVEGVTMRNSAMWMQHYLDCDFLTVRGITVWNHVSGNNDMIDLDGCRNVVVSDCVGDSDDDALTLKSTGPRATEHVVVTNCILRSHCNAVKMGTESAGGFRDIAISNCVIQRSQSRPSEGEQLSGRVDGISGISLELVDGGVLERVSISNIVIEGTAAPLFMRLGNRGKTPKPGDPKPAPGVMRDIAVSNIVATGAGVVGCAVSGIPGHCIENVSLSNISIRFQGGGKTRPLADVPELEEKYPEAFMFGDLPAYGLFFRHVRGLTVRDVRLGFDAADPRPAIVCDDVEGMRLDGLQARAVPGAATQVLLRDTRDLLVTGCVADAAEAFLAETGGCADIRLMNNDTGRAGKERVKAR